CAACAATTCCAACCTTGGACGCCTTGGCAGCCTCGGCATCCACGACACTCAGGTTCTTTGCCTCGAGATGGGTAACGCCGTCGAACCACGGTCCCAGGGTATCGAAGCCATCGGTCTGCGACATGACGATGCCGCGCTTGGCTTTCCGGCTCCTGCTCGGATGCATCGTCTGGGGTCCACTGCGTCCGACGAGCCGGCCCGCAGAGTCCCATGCAGATATGCAGCCACCCGACTTGGCATCCTCGGGGATGCTCCATGCCAACCTGCTCTCGCCGGAGCTTGTAGGGCCTGAAGCAGTCGCAATCACGTGGTGCGCGTCTTGGTGGCTCTCCGACGTGCACTCGCCATATGTGTAAGTCAGCGCACCGGCCGGGGCCGACTCGGCCGACCTGGACGAGAGGTAGACGTTGGCCAGGCGCGAGTTCAAGGCTGCCTTGGTGTCTATGTCGACGGGCAGGACGGGCCTGGGGGATGACCGGGCCAGTTGGCCGAACAGGGCTGTTACCAATACCGCCTTCATGATGCTGTTTTGACTCGAAGCTGCTGTCAAAATGGGCTGCGCCTGGAAGACAGCATAATAGAAGTCGCAGGTTCGACGCCAAGTCCAGTATTTATAGTCATTCTTACGGACAGCCTACTGCCTACGTTCTCGCCAGGGAAAAATACCGCAGTTCCATCGTCACAATCATCACCCTGGTAATGCATTCGCGTTATTGCCAATGATGAACTACCCCCGAGGATATCGTCGGCTTCACGAACGGGCATCCACAGGAGCGCGGAACGTTGGAGTCGGCGGGTCGGCGAGGTGTTGGTCCTGATATGAATCCAGATCGAGCCAAGGCTATTGGCCGCCCTGCCAAGCGAATGGAGATGCACTCTTGCAAAGTGGACGTTCGAAAATGCGCTAGAGAGAAAACCGTGCATGTTTATAATCCTCTCCCGATAAGGATCGGATATGATAACCCGACGgtcctttttttggggggtgtCGGAAAAGCCGCGCGCTTGCTGGTCGGTTTGATAGGACTTTGTCATCGGAGCCCGGCTGGGGTACGGAGCCCACCGACTAGACCAGAACTAGTGAAATCTCACCGAGGTAGGACGTTATCAGTGGGGTGGAAGGCGATGTGACGGCGGTGCATATAGTCATCTTTTATCTTATCCAAGGGGGGCGCCACTCATGACGATAGTGACCCACTGAAGATTCCCAACCACTTTGTTTGTACGAGTTACTATGGATACTCGACATTTATGGTATTGCGTAAAGAGACAGACGGAATCGTTCATTGGAGGGTATTTTCTAAACTCCTGAGGCTTCAGGTCCTATTGGGTACAGATTTTCGTGTCGGGGAAAGTTCCACAGTCATGGCCAACTCAACCAATCCTCGCCACACAAACATCACATCCCCCAGCCTCACTGGGGCGGCAGGGTCGGCTTGATGCCCAAAGCCTCCGCCTCCACCTTTACACAGTTGGGAATGTCATCCCACAGCGTGTGGCGCTTCGACACCTCAGGCTCCCAGGCAAGGTGCTTCCTCGCGCGCTCGGCCACGGACTGCGAGTTGCCCAGCAGGGTCCAGTTGGTGACCTTTGCGGCGGGCACGACCTCGGCCCTGGCCTCGGCGACGAACCCCTGCTGCTTGGCggcctcgacgacggcgcGCGCCACGTCGCTCCACCGGTGCGGCGTGCCCGCCTCGCAAAAGAAGTAGCCGGCGCGGCCAAACAGCTCCGGGTCGTCGCGGCGCCCCGGGTCCAGCGCCGCCTCGACCAGCGCCACGAAGAGCGTCGCCAGGTCCGCCACGTGCACGCTGTCCCACTGCGTCTTTTGCGCGCCCACCAGCGGCGCGTGGCCCTCCTGCAGCACGTACCGCGCGAGGAACGGCACCTGCTGCGAGCGCGTGTTGACGGTGCCCCGGCCGGTGCCGTAGATTACCGGCGGGCAGATCATTGCCTGGAGTGGATTGTTAGTATTGGTTTGCATCGTAGGGATTCTGGGGCTTGGTGGTTGAGTGGGTAAAAGCAAAGCTTACAGTCTTGACGTAGGGAATGTCGTTGGCCGCCTGCACGATCTTGTCGATGCCGCGGTGGGGTGCCTGGTCGGGGAGGTTGAGGATGCGCTCAATGTCCCTGATGTCGCGGTACTCCTGGTCTGGCGCGGGCGGCTCGCCGTAGCGCTCGTTGGTCTTGTCGTACTGACGATCGGGTATCTTTTGTGTCAGTGCATTGCCGTTGGAGGTCATTGGGCATTCCAGGCTTCCTGCGTCTCGGCTTCTGGCAAAATACTCACCCATTGCAGAATGGCAGTTCCGGTCAGGTGGATATACCGccccggccggtcgggcgaGTGCCCTGCCTCCAGTCCCTTGACGATGGACTTGGCCGATGGTTCGTCATCAGCAGACTCGGCGGTGTCTTTTTATTTGCTGGTCAGCGTGAATATCCTCAAATTCGAAGCGCAAAAAAAGGGATGCACGTACGGACTACGACGTCGGCCTCGGCTGCGGCCTTCTCAATAATTTCGGCGCTGTCGTTGGAGCCAATAATGACGTTGGCGTCCGAGTAGCGCTCCCTGACCGGCTTGGCGCGCTCTTCGGTCCGCACCAGGATGGTGTACTCGTAGTCTGGGTGCTTGCTGTGCAGGGCTTCCAGGacgtcgccgccgacgaAGCCTGTTGCTCCGGTGCTAATTTTGTGCGTGTTAGCGGGGTATGAATGTGTGTATTGCGGATTGCCTTGGAGCTTACAAGAATATTTTGGGAGCCATGTCGGATGCTGGTGTTGGTTGTGTAGATTTCGGATTGATGGTGTTTTCTAGGTATGCAAAGTGAAACTGTTGCgatgaaattcggaaggacGAGTGTTCTATATGACTTCCACAGAGGGTATGGTTGGGGAGCTCAATTATGTTGCGCCAATGCACGTTTTATTGGACGAAATTTATATATACATTCTCGAAAGCAGGCACCCGTCCACCACAACAAGCCCAAAAGACAACCTGTTTGTCGACAGCAGTTTCGGGAAGGGTCTGGAAATCGCCCCATCCATGATGAGATCATGACATTGCGTGACGGTCCTACGGGAGGGTGACTTCATCAACAGAAATGCTGGCAGATCGCTGTATTCTCGGAAGCGGGGTAGCGAACTGGATGGGTTTATAAGCAGGATCGGGGTCCAGGACGCCCAAAAGTGGACACTGCCGCACCTCTGGCGGATAAATGTTTAGTCTACAATGGTAAGCAATTAAAGCAACTAAAGCATACAATATCGTACTCTCATTGATCAATCCTGCTGAACGCAGTCTAGTCTAAAAGGATAATAAAAACTCCGGCTAAACCCCTTAATTAGTCCCAAACGGCACCGCCGCACTGTTCACATTGTCCAGGGGCGCGTCGTCCTTGATGCTCTCCCACAGCACGTCAATCTTTTCCGCCACGGGCTGGCTCAGCGGGCCCTTTGCGAGCCAAGCAACCACCTCCCTGAGCTGCTCGGGCGTGCGGGCGCCGATGACGAGGGCGTCGCCGTGGGCGGACGACAGCTTGGAGTTGTGCAGGGTCCACCTGTAGGCCAGCTCGGCCCTGGAGACGCCCTCCTCGGCGGCCAGGTCGCCCCAGGTGCcgagggcggcgacgagGGCCGGCTTCTTGTAGAGCCCGCTGTACAGCTTGCCCATGGGGGCCGAGGGGTCCCAGCGGGCGCCGGTCAGGCCCTCGGGGGTCTTGGCCAGGAAGCCGCCGGCGCTGGGGCTGTAGGCGTAAAAGGCGATGCCGTGGCGGCGCAGCGTCGGGAAGAGCTCCGTCTCCGTCGCCCGCGCCACCGCGTTGTAGTTGCCCTGGTACACGCTCGGCCTGACCCAGCCGTGCTTGTCCGCGATGGCCACCATCTCGTCCACCTCGTGCGCCAGGAAGTTGGACAGCCCCAGCCGCTTGAACGCTCCGGCCTCGTAGAGCTCCTGCAGCCCGGACATGGTGTCCTCAAACGGCACGGAGCGGTCGGGCATGTGCAGGTAGTAGACGTCGACCTGGGGATGAAGTCAGCATCTGCGAAGGGGAGCGATGCAAGGCAAAACGTACACTATCCGTCTGCAGCTTCTCCAAGCTCTCGCGCCCGTACTTGACCACGTTGGCCTTGGTGGCAGGCAGGTTCATGAAGGTGCACGACATCTTGGTGTCGATGATAAAGTCGGATGCGGCTTGGGCctggccgagcccggcctcGCTTTCGCCATAGAGCTGCGCGGTGTCAATAGTCTTGATGCCCAGCTCGCGGAGGATCTCCAGATATTGTTTGATCACGTCAACCTCGCCGCCGAAGAAGGGGGTGGAGCCAAAGACTAGCTTCGGGGCGGATGCTGCTGGTGCGGACATTTTGAGGGGATGGGAATATCTTTTATATTCTGAGCTGGTATCGGCTTTTGTCTGATGAAATGGATTATGGTTCCAAATTGACTTTTAGTGATTGCTATCGGCGAGTTTTTATGCTTTTATACTGCCGTCTAAATGGAGGATTTACAACCCTCTTACATGCGACCCACTCTTTTTGGGGTTCGCATGTCGCTCGGGTAACAGGATTGGCTGGAAAGCTGCCATTAGAAATCACGATTCAATTTGTCATCGACCACGAGCTTCCTTTTTTGTCCACGCATTGAAGTGGACCTGTTGAAGTAACACAGCCGCAACGACACAGAGGCTAGGCCCCATCATGTGCGGGTCGTCGGCAAGGTCATACATGCTATAAATCACGTGTATACTTACGAGACACTATAGGGCTGGTATTACGTGCATAGGTAGCTAGATGACGTGTTACCATGAGGTCGAGATTTGTAATGTCAGTGTTTAGAATTTCTCAACTTTGCAGTAAGGATTGAAATGATAAGAGCAATGCtaaaagcaaaagaaaaatatcCTTAGAGGCTGTCTGTTTGGTTACCTAGGGCCTAGGCTGGTAAATACACAATCTTCACTACAACTTGCAAGATGATAGCATTTTCACTTTCAAATCAAGAGCAAAGTAATTATTAGCTTGCCACAACGCTGTAATATAGTTAATCCCAGTCGTCGCATGTCCAAGGTGTCATGCCCTGGCCAGACATCAATCTCTCCTCAATGACAAAGGAAGTCGCGTCTGGCTTTTATACTATTTAATCAAGCTCTACATCGAACAAGGCACtttgaaaagaaaaatgaaATGCAAACTCTATGTCCTATATCTAATATAAAACACCAAAACTCCAAGCCGCCCAACTAACGAAAAACACCCGAAAAATCAGTAAACATCTCCGACAACAGTCATTCTTTCTGTTCACCTTCACAACCCTGATGGACGGATCCCGGATCCTCAAATCCACCTTTTTTTCAGTGTTATCTTGCCGCCGACCCTGGCAACAACCAAGTCTAGCTGTTTCTTGAAGCCACCCCATCTCTTGGCCCTGTCTCGCGCGTTTGGTACATTCTTCTCAAACAGTGCTAACATGAGCTGTGTTTGTTTGTGTTAGTTGTGttcaagaaagagaaaagaaacgaGTCCCAAGATTGTCCAGCACAAACACTTGGCGTTTCCGCAAAGTTCTCCATCCATGAATTCGTGGCGTATTCCGTCGCCACGTGGCTGTCTTTTGCAACGGCATCTTTGAGTCCATCGTGTGGCCAACGTCTATCAAATATATTTGGAGTCAGTTTTGTATTGGACACTGCTCAAGTCTGTGTGAGAGAcaagcagaagaaaaaagacttgTCACACGCCATATGCGGCATCCCGATCTTCATACACGTGCAGATATCCCTTCCCGCGCAATAGCCACGCGGCATTGGTGCTTCTTGTCCAGCGGCTGCCCGACCAAGTTCCTAATATGCGACCGCATCCCGGCAGGCAGCTTCCCAAACTGGTCGGCCAGGTGCTCCCTGCTCGGCGTGGAATCCTTGTGTGTGCATGCACATCAGGGCTATCGAGCCGTGGCTGGGGTTCAGGGATGGACCGCATTCAACCACTCAAGAGCTGTCACACTGCCATCCTTGGCATTATAAGCAGACGTTGCGTGGTTGCCTGGTCTTTGGTCCTGCATTTTCCAACGACCCATAAAGGGATAAGCAACGCAGATTCAGGTCAGACTTGGCAACCATTGTGCTTATGGCCAAGTAATGGCCAGGGCAGTGAATTACAAAGTGCTATATTGACCAAAGGCTTCTTGGGACAATGAGCACGTATCCAGTGTTGTAGCCTTGTAGGAATAACAGATGAACTGCGCCAGTCTGCATGTGAAGACACAGCTCTGTGCCAACCGCATCAGACGCCATATTTCCAAGGCGTACTCCACAGGTTGCCATAAATGCTGTCTACCGACTACCGAGGCGGCGAGGCCTGCATTCACAAAAAACAACCATCTCATGGGAGAGAGACCTGGGGCTATATTGAGTGAAAAGTAATACAGAGTAAACCTAGGCGCAGCCCATTTCCTTTTTCCCACATCAGCCAAGCGAAAAAAGAGTCTACTCTGAAGCAAAACCCTTTCAAATTTACCCCCCGAATCGTCCTCCACCCGTCGTTGCAACTCAGCCCGTAAAACCTGCGCGCACGCATGCGGCCCTGCAAGACGCCGGCGCCTTGGTGCAGACGGGCGATCCCGCCACGGTGCCGTTGTCCAGACAGAATTTGGTGCAGTCGTCGGTCGACCCTGCGGCCTGGGGGAAGGGGAGCGGAGAGCGCGGCAGGAGTCCGCCGGAGAAGCAGTCTTTTCTCGTTTCCAGCATCGGACTGGCGATGGCGCCGCAGGCGAAAAGGACGGTGGCGACGGTTTGGAGGTGCATCTTGTCGTTTGGATGGGGGTGTTGCAGGTCAAGACTAGGCTTATTTCTTTGTGGTGACTGGTGAGACTGAGGCTTCTGTTCCCAGAACAGGTAAATTGGTAGTTTCGAGACAGGAGATGATTGTGTTTGGAGAAACAAAGCTGCTTATCATGGCAGTCGGGGGAGAGCAGCAAGCCTTTATGTAACTGTCCATAGGGCATATTGAATTATTGATATGCATAAATATAAACAACAAAATAAAACGTTGACAGCTTGGGATGATTTGCATATTTGCCTCTGGGTCCTTGTGGGGAAACAAGGCTTGACTGCATGGTATATGATATCCATTTCTGTGTTATACATAGCTTTTCGGTCACGTGTAAAAGGCCACTGTCGTTTTGGCAACGTTTCATTCAGGTGTACCAGTTCTAATTCGAGGTGGCCGTGAGGTCATGTCTGTGGCCCTGCTTGACTGTCGCCTACCCCGTGCCCTCAAAAGATGGAGGTCTTTGTAAATACTCAAAACAATAGGCTATAAAGCGCGCCTGGGCCGACATTCATGGAATACTCTTTTTTAAAGTTGCTCTGCTACGCGTcttgtagtagtagtagtagtagtagtagtagtagtagtatttaacgccgggctcggcccggctcattagccggccgttagcaacctcccgaggggtatctcggcgcgctttctattttctctatttacacagcggaaaacaagggcatagaagcgaatcgagcctgaccgggttcgtgcccggtcctgcttacaggtttgttcactgacgcgaccccgtgccttcaggcgcacggaggattcgtctgacggcagttgacggctcttcatcgagaggggcctgtgtccaaacagcggagctgtcggtcgtttgtagccatggagacgaagttcccaacaagtgtgggctcgacggcacaggcgggtggttgttgtcgatagccagccgggttatccttgccacgggtaagcggggaggaggtggagggagcaggattcgaacctacgttactcaagtaacagccatggcgcttaaccactgcgccattccccctgCTACGCGTCTTGGCTTTGCGTTGGCATTGTGGGCCGGTGCAACGGTTGAGACAGCTTCAAGTCGTCTTGATGAGAAATCCACATGGCTCCAtagagcccaacgttatgaCCCTGTGCACATCATGTTCATAACTTGTATGCACGCTCTTCCGATCAACCCCCGGAATTGTAAATATCCACCACCGGCACTTGGACGCGCAATTCGGTTTGGCGACGCTGGCTTGGTGTAAAGTTAGTCCAAGAAAATACCGCTGTTGGGTTTAGCGGCGTTTCTCTTTGCGGTGAGTTTGGAGGTTGGGATGCGGACATCGCACTGTACAATCTACCCGCGAAACGATAATCAAACCTTAATAACTCCTGGAGGTTGTCACCTTCTCGGTGTGCCAGGAAGCAATCCGAACAATAGAGACGACAATATTTATCTCTCAAGGCGCCTAGGAATGGAGGCAAAATTGATTCGTTAAAAGTCTTGATATCTGTCGATTGCGACTTTGCTGATTAATTCTACTCGCACCAATGATTAGCCTATTCTTCGCGACAGCTTTTGCACTAATTCAGGCTGCATTGTCACAAGGACAAGATCCCCTCCAGGATGCAGCCGCGCggggtccaggtccaggtccggGTCCGGGTTCGGGTCCCTTTGCGTTTCCAAACTCGACCAGCAACGGCTCCGTGGACGTCTTTGGCGTGCTCTCGCACAGCAAACCCATCAACGTGCCGTTCCGAGAAGACCACCCGCAAAAGCCCGTAGGCGTGCGCCAAAGGGGCCCGCTGCAGACCAACAAGTTTTATGCCAATTTCTTCGCCAACAGGCAGGATAATGCGACGTGGACGCACCCGTACTCGGTGTGGTGGTCCAACGACACGGCCAAGCAGGGCCACGGTTTGTCGGTGTCCCACACGGACCGGAGCCAGTTCATCTACGGGCCGGGAAACCCGGTGCAGTCGTTTCAAGACCCGTTGTTCCGGCAAGCCGTTGCCCTCTCGGCGCAGGAGCTGCAGAACGGTACCGTCTTGACCACGGACGGCTTGACCGCCTTTTCGGTCAATGTGCACCTGGCTCCGAACAAAAGGGCCAAGCCCGTCATTTCGTTTCCCCTCGTGCAGGGCATGGCTTTCGTCACGGGCGTGTATCGCAGTGCTAGGGTGCTCATCCAATCCCAGTCGGGGTTTGTCGGGGTTCAAAGCATACCGGTCTACCCGGACGGGCTGGGCGCTGCTGTGTATGGATGGACTGTCCGACTAGGCGACGGAACAGACTGGCTGATTTATATGACGCCGAGCGGTGGTTTTGAGAGGCCAAACATGACCATGGTAAAAAACGGAACCCTAGCGGGGCCGAGAAACTTTTCCGGGACGGTCCAAGTCGCCAAGAATCCCCTCGAGGAGCATGGCATGCGGGTCTTTAATAGGGCTGCCGGGGCATATCCCGTGAGCGCCACAATATCGGGATCGGTTTCGGGCAGGACCGGCACCTACACGTTGAGCTGGAAAAAGGCCGGCCTTCAATACCGTCCGTTGCTCATATTTGCCCTGCCGCACCACGTCAAGTCCTTTGATCAGAGGACTTCCGAGGGCATTACCAACGTCACGCTGGCAAGCACCACAAAGGGTATTGCAACTGCAGTCTTTGCTGAATCTTTCACAATGGTAGAGAGAGAACTCCCGACGGATATTGGGCTCGACCCGTGGTCGCCAAGACTTGGATCCGTGGGCTCAAAGAAGGCACCCGGCGGCACCGTCTCGCGCGCAGCCAAAGCCGCCATCGTGGCTGCTGGCAAGTCGGAGCTTGCCGAGGACATAATCAAGCTCACAAACCTCACATCCAAATACTACGCGGGGATTGCCTTTTCCATGTATGCGAGGGCGCTGTATGCCGTAAACAATATAGCAGAAGTGACCAACTATACGGCCGGAGCTCTCAGGAAGCTCGAGGCGGCGTTCGACCGATACGTTAGAAACCTCGAGCCCAACCCGCTCTTCTACGACAACGTCTGGAAAGGCCTCGTGTCCTCGGCGTCGTACAACAACAGCGACCCGCTGGAGGACTTTGGCAACACCTTTTACAACGACCACAACTTCCACTACGGATACTACGTCTACACGGCCGCCATCATAGCCCACTTCGACCCCTCGTGGCTGACCAGGAACGGCTCCGTCAACAGGATCTGGGTCGACAACCTCATCCGCGACTGGTCCAACCCCTCGACCGACGACCCCTACTTTCCCTTCTCGCGCTCATTCGACTGGTTCCACGGCCACAGCTGGGCGCGCGGCGTGCTCGAGGCCCCCGACGGCAAGGACCAGGAGTCCTCGGCCGAGGACGCCTTTTCGACCTACGCCATCAAGATGTGGGGCCGCGCCACCGGCGACGCGCGCACCGAGGCCCGCGGCAACCTGCAGCTGGCCGTCAACGCCCGCAGCCTGCAGTCGTACTTTCTGATGGCGGACGACAACGACGTGCAGCCGCGCGACTTCATCGGCAACCGCGCCGTGGGCATCCTGTTCGACCGCAAGGCGAACCACACCACGTACTTTGGCGACCAGACGACCTTCATCGAGGGCATCCACATGCTGCCCATCGTGCCGAGCAGCGCCTACGTGCGGCGCGCCCCCTTTGTGCGCCAGGAGTGGGACCAGTACTTTGCCGGCAACCGCACGGGCAACCTGACCGGGGGCGGCTTCGTCGGGCACGTTTATGTGAACCTCGCCATTGCGGACCAGGCCGGGGCGGAGGAGAGCTATCGGTTCATGAGGGCACAGAGGGCGAACAGCTCGTACCTGGACGGGCAGAGCTTGGCCTGGAACCTGGCTTATACTGCTGCTCTGGGGGGTAGTCTGGCTAATAGCACCGCCCCGAGGCTGGCCAAGGCACGATTTGTTTAATAACTGTGCATTGCATTTGCCTCCATCGAAGACCAGGGTGATGGCGGGCTGGCTGGGGAGAGATTGGGCCTGTTAGCCTTTAGGGCTTTTGACCAGGCCCATTATGCGAAATCATCGTACTCTGTTTCCAAGAAACGGTGCGTATATTAAACACTTATTTATCTACAGTTCTACACCAGGTCTTTACATCCTCCGAATATTTTAATTTATATCTCGGTTAAGAGCTAAAAGCCTGTATCTACTTATACTACCGGCTCGTCAGGAATAACTTTACAAGACGTTGTTCTGACATAAAGGCCAATTTAAGCTCAATCAGGGGCATATTTAACACCATCCTCCTTGCTCGGGCATTGAAAAGCCCACCACATTGGTATGCACAAGCCTGAAGTTTCATCTCTGCCAGTTTGCTCTTCAACCAGCGCTCATTGTATAGCCTTTAATCAATCCGCATTCCTGGCCCAGTTTTGGGATGATGCACGCTTTCTCGGCTTTTGTATTCGGGCGCTTGAACAGTACCCTGACGTAAAGTCCCACAGGGAATGGAATACcgggggaaaagaaaaaatggTTTTGCGATAACCCCAGAG
The Pyricularia oryzae 70-15 chromosome 1, whole genome shotgun sequence DNA segment above includes these coding regions:
- a CDS encoding aldehyde reductase; its protein translation is MSAPAASAPKLVFGSTPFFGGEVDVIKQYLEILRELGIKTIDTAQLYGESEAGLGQAQAASDFIIDTKMSCTFMNLPATKANVVKYGRESLEKLQTDSVDVYYLHMPDRSVPFEDTMSGLQELYEAGAFKRLGLSNFLAHEVDEMVAIADKHGWVRPSVYQGNYNAVARATETELFPTLRRHGIAFYAYSPSAGGFLAKTPEGLTGARWDPSAPMGKLYSGLYKKPALVAALGTWGDLAAEEGVSRAELAYRWTLHNSKLSSAHGDALVIGARTPEQLREVVAWLAKGPLSQPVAEKIDVLWESIKDDAPLDNVNSAAVPFGTN